Genomic window (bacterium):
TCCAGCGTTCACAAGATAGACGTCCAACGATCCGTCATTGTTGTAATCGAACAAAGCAGCGCCCGAGCCAAGAGACTCCGGCATGAAATAGGTTCCATCTATCCCCGGGTCATGTTGGAACTGCAAATTGCATTGCCGGGTGATTTCCGTAAAGAGTGCTGGTTCGTTTTTCGGCGCCGGAGGTGAGCACGCAGAAATCGTCAGAACAAGGAGAGCAACACAAGCAGACTTGTTCACCTATTTTGATGGACCCACCGCTTTGATTTTCGGAACGTCGGCTGCCGGAAGCAGATCGGACGCCGGAAGGCGATCAATCAATTCATACCAGACACGATCTTTGGCGAAAACTTCTCCGAATATTTCCAGAGCCTCTTTTTGATTGCCGGCCCTGTAAATTCCAAGTGCATACCAGAAGGGAAGTTCTTCATTATCCGGATAAAGAGCGATCGCTGCGTCGTACTCTTTCTTCGCGGAATTGAAGTCTTTCTTTTCGATGAATTCATCTGAGTTACCAAGATGGCGGTAGGCTTTCTGAATATTCCATAACCGCCGGAGTTCTTGCAGTGGTTTGGGATGGTCGTCCACTCGAAGATCGACAAGTTGATCTGTAAAGAAATTGCCGGTCTTCTTCCCGCTGACGACAACGATCGCCGCGGATTGCTGGCCGCGAATATCGCCGCCGGCTTCCTGAGCAGCATCGAGAGCTGCAATCAATCGTTCGGCAAGCTCTCCTTTTGTGCTCTGATAAGCTTTGGCCATGGCAGGCCACACCTTTTCGCTTGCCATCAAATTCGCCTGTACGGAAAAATTTGTTCCGGACTGATGGCCGGCAGCAGCAATCGATTTCGGTCCCGTATGAGCTGCAACGTTCCCTTTGGCGTCAATCATCGCAACCTGACGTCCATCCTTGCCTTTATCGATCGAAAGTAAAGCTTGCAAGGCTTCCTCCGCTGTTTTTCCTTCTCGCATTAGCTGAAGCCCCAAAGGGCCGTAAGATACGTCTACTAAAGATTGCGTTGCCACAACCCCGACGCCTGCCTCTGCCCACGGTACTACAGGACCAACGGTAAAGTAATGAGATTGGACTGCAACACCCATTTCTCCCGTTTCCGGGTCCCTCGCCACGATGGAATAGGTGTGAACCGGGATTTCTGCAAAACAAACATAACTAAACAGGATGAGGAACGAATAAAGTAGAAGCACCCGTTTCATAGCAACCTCCTGCGCGACAGATCGCGCCGTTCGAAACGATGCTACTTTGCACAACAGGAGAAGTCAAAAACCTATCAACCGGATTTTGCGGTCTATTTCAGGTTAATATTAATGTTCGATGTTGATTTTGATTGCGGATTGCTTCGGAAAAATCATCGAATTTCCTCTCACGGAAAACCTGACTGAAATCAAGGCCGGCTCCTTACCGGAAAACCAGCTTTATTTACCATATAAAGGAGTTTCGCGGCATCATTTCACACTGGTTCGAAAAGAGAATCAGTGGCTCCTCAAGGATTCCGGCAGTACCAACGGAACACGACTGAATGGTTTGAGTGTCGTGGAATCAGAAATCAAGGCCGGTGATCTGGTTCAGGCGGGAATTGTCGAATTGCGAGTTTCGAAGTCGGATCAGAACGAACTGGTACAGCTCCTCGAATCAAAAGCTTCTCCAAAAGAAACAGTGAGGACCGACAAAATTGCAAGCATCGAAGAAGCGCAAAATCAGAATATTTTTGCATCGAGCAGGTTGATCGTACCTGAAGGAATGATACTGGGAAAATCTCCGCAGATGGCACAAATATTTCAAAAGATCCATTCCATTTTAGACAGCGACATCAGCGTTCTGCTCATTGGGGAGACTGGCACTGGAAAGGAATTGTTCGCAAAAATGATTCAGCTTTCCGGAAACCGCTCGCGCGGACCTTTCGTCGCAGTGAATTGCGCAGCCATTCCGGCTGATCTAATGGAGGCCGAGCTTTTTGGAATCGGGGAACGAGTTGCCACGGCTGTAAGTCAAAGAACCGGCAAGATCCCGTTAGCAGACAAAGGGACTCTGTTCCTGGATGAGCTGAGTGCGTTTCCGATTGAGCTTCAGGCTAAAATACTACGGGCCATTGAAGAAAAGGCGGTAACCCCGGTTGGGAAACATGTTCCGGCTAAAGTTGATTTCCGGCTCATCTGCGCCACAAATGAAGATCCCCAGGAATTGATCCGCTCAGGAAAATTAAGAGAAGATTTGTATCATCGAGTTGCGTCCTTAGAAATAATGATCCCTCCTTTGCGTGAAAGAAAAGAGGACCTGGGACTGATGATCATTGGACTGCTGCAACAGATTTGCAAGCGCGAGAAAAAGCAGATCGCGGGAATCAGCAAAAAACTTCTTTCTATCCTGACATCCTATTCCTATCCAGGTAACGTGAGGGAGTTAATCAATCTCCTGAATGCGATGGTCGCGATGGCCCATCCTGGCGAGATGCTGGACCTCCATTTAGCGCCGGGAAAATTGGCACAAGAGCCGTCCCAATACGATGTGGTTCAGCCGGATGTTCTATCGCACAGCGAGGACTCGATTGACCTGCAAGATAAACTGGACGAGACCAGCAAATTATGGATTTTACGCGCTCTGAATCGACACGGTGGCAACCTGAGTGCAACAGCAAAATCGCTCCGAATCAGCCGCTTTGGTTTGCGGAAAATGATGAAGCGCTTGAATATCCATTCCAAGAAATGATGAACTTTCGTAACGCCGGCCGGCTGGAAGCCGGCGCTACAAACCGCGAACATGTCCTACTCTTCCTGATATTCAAGTTGCAGCAGAAGATCTGCCAAAAATTTCTTACGTTAACCACAGTTGCGTTTTAACTCCCCTTCTGTTAACTGAGTTGCCACTCCGGCTTGTCAATCCGGTCATGACTGCGCAACAAGGCTCGTCGAGTGCAGTCGCTTTATTGCCATGGCACAGCGGTTGCTAATACAAGAGGTGAAGGAGGAAACGTTATGAACGTCGAACGATTATCAAATACCGAAGTGAATCAAAGAAAGAGAAGTGCATACCGGCTTGGCTCCCACTGTTACATCATAAAGTCAAGCCTTGGCACCTTCTTAGCATTTACATTTCTGGATGCTCTCTATCTCGCCAGACAGATTTTTGCAATCAAGGGTTGCTGGGCTCTCATCAAAGTTTAGACTTATGGGGGATGCCAGATTGAGACCAAAACGGTTCAAAATAGCCCAAAATGATACCATTTTGGCACTTACCGGTTCAAAAAGAACCAAAACGGTGCCAAAATGGTATTGTTTACTGGGTTAATTCAAAAATGGCTGTGATGCTGGAATTCTGAGTCGCTCTGAAAGCGCAGCGCAGAACGGTAGAGTCATTACAAATGGCTGCGGAGCCGGTTCCAGCCGACCATTTTCTAAATGTTGAATTCGAGGCCGGCAAAGCGCGTAATTCGAAGCCCGTGCCTGCGTCAACCGAGGAAGCGCAATCAGAACCACAATTGATTCCTTCTCCCGTTACTGTTCCTGAACCCGATCCGGTTTTGCTTACTTTGATCGTCACAGGTTGCGGAGGTGGGGGAGGCGGCGGAGCAGGAACAGAAGCAATTGTAATTGTCGCGGTGTCTCTGTTGTTACTATCTTCCTGCGCCTCCTGGTTCTGATTGCTTGTATCGAGGCGGACTTCGATGTTGTTCTGACCTGCACTTGAAGGAATTAATTGTTGGAAACTTCTTTGATTCGTTGGGACCGATGTGGACAAAACTGGAATCTCAAAATTCTGCACGACAGTTCCATTCCTCAAGACCTGTCCTGCACATAGGTTCGATGGAACCGTGCCCGTATTGATTACGGAAAAACTGGCCTTGATATCATTTCCTTGCACCGAAAGGCTGAGGCCTGTACCAACGAATTGAAGTTCCGGACATAGAAGCTTCGCACTCAAGGAGACAGATGCCTGATCCGATCCTTCTGTAACCGTCAACGGCGTATTGACTTGAACACAACGCGGAGTCCCAGGGAAAGTGACGTCGACTACTTTGATCTCATTCGGACCAAGCGTTAACTGGCATGGCTGACAAAGCTGTGATCCCGAACCAAAACTGATTGAAAAGAGAGCCGTAACCTGCCTCATGGTTACGGTTAACTGCGTCGCTTGTAGATTGATCACCTTGAAGCTCAACGTTCTGCTTTGGCCAAACGTCAGATCGCCGAAAGACAACGCCGTTTCCGTGACTTGAAAGGCTGGAGCCGCGCAAAGTGTTCCGCAAAGCATCAAAAATGGCACAAATTGAACAAAGTCCCGAATCCATTTTGCAAAAATCATAACCCCACCTCACTATTCTCGCTGATCAAGAGCAAGCTCTTTGCCAACTATAGGTTTCGAAATGCTGAGAGAGTACGATCCTGGAAGCTCAAAAGTTTCAGCAACTACAATTGTTTTTCCGCAACAGGAGTTGCCTTTTTTCTACAGGATTTTTGTCCTAGATAGGCAAATCGGGCCAAACGTTTTTCGCTGGATAGAGTATAGCACGCCGCGGATCTCATGCAGGCTATGCTACATTGGTGGTGATGATCCGGTCGTTGCTGATCCTCTTTTTTGCCGGGGTAGTGCTTTCGGTTTATTTCCTGATTTACCCTGAATACAGCGCGGTGGAGCGTTTGATTTTTGCCGTAACAGTCCTTCTTTATGCAGTGCTCAGCGTAATCAGCTTCGGACTTCGACCAAACGACCACCGCGTTCGAGTTTTTGTTGCCGTTTCTGTTTTTGTGGCGTTCACTTTTGTTTTTTACCAGTTTCCTCCGAAGGGCGCTCAAACGCTCGGGCAACTGCTTTACACGTTTCTTCACAGCGCAGTGTTTATGCTGATGTCTGCACTCTTGTTGCACATGAGCTCTCTCCTGCCGGAAGAGAAACCTGTTGCCGGGCACTATCCTTCTATCATCCGGAACACTTATCTTGCAGCGATTGCCCTTGCCATTTTTGCAACGTTCATTTATGCAAATATTGATGGGCGGTGGATTGCCGCGTTTCC
Coding sequences:
- a CDS encoding DUF1028 domain-containing protein, encoding MKRVLLLYSFLILFSYVCFAEIPVHTYSIVARDPETGEMGVAVQSHYFTVGPVVPWAEAGVGVVATQSLVDVSYGPLGLQLMREGKTAEEALQALLSIDKGKDGRQVAMIDAKGNVAAHTGPKSIAAAGHQSGTNFSVQANLMASEKVWPAMAKAYQSTKGELAERLIAALDAAQEAGGDIRGQQSAAIVVVSGKKTGNFFTDQLVDLRVDDHPKPLQELRRLWNIQKAYRHLGNSDEFIEKKDFNSAKKEYDAAIALYPDNEELPFWYALGIYRAGNQKEALEIFGEVFAKDRVWYELIDRLPASDLLPAADVPKIKAVGPSK
- a CDS encoding sigma 54-interacting transcriptional regulator, with product MLILIADCFGKIIEFPLTENLTEIKAGSLPENQLYLPYKGVSRHHFTLVRKENQWLLKDSGSTNGTRLNGLSVVESEIKAGDLVQAGIVELRVSKSDQNELVQLLESKASPKETVRTDKIASIEEAQNQNIFASSRLIVPEGMILGKSPQMAQIFQKIHSILDSDISVLLIGETGTGKELFAKMIQLSGNRSRGPFVAVNCAAIPADLMEAELFGIGERVATAVSQRTGKIPLADKGTLFLDELSAFPIELQAKILRAIEEKAVTPVGKHVPAKVDFRLICATNEDPQELIRSGKLREDLYHRVASLEIMIPPLRERKEDLGLMIIGLLQQICKREKKQIAGISKKLLSILTSYSYPGNVRELINLLNAMVAMAHPGEMLDLHLAPGKLAQEPSQYDVVQPDVLSHSEDSIDLQDKLDETSKLWILRALNRHGGNLSATAKSLRISRFGLRKMMKRLNIHSKK